A window from Actinomycetospora corticicola encodes these proteins:
- a CDS encoding MFS transporter, producing MSDSPPVTDGLDHTARPAGTDGDAAKARTAVRAGVLAYFVDQFDIYLPIVVLAPATAYFQSASLDAGTSAILTALVFASTLIARPVGAAIFGHFADTTSRKRTTLIAVAGFGVTTLLIACLPGYSTIGLWSVGLLIALRFVDGIFLGGEYTTAVPLAMEWSPKRRRGLNGGLITCTSPGAYAVIATVTLLLLEVIPSAGPDSAYSQWGWRIPFVVGALLAVVLYRQYSREVEEPPTERTAEGARSPLAELVTGPHRRALAQVFVLMSGVWLANNMTSAVMPGLLKSDLGFSSTQVSIAMAVTMAITAASFPLFGVLSQRIGRRRFYLGFAVAMIVIGGGAYAALVTTRPTFGLALVLTTLIGIFTLGTFGPIAAYLTERFPSTIRASGYGVGYSLALIIPAFYAFYLSGLSAVLPGALGAVALLVVAGVLVGVGGLLGPETRDVDMRDAEHRTATPAAEVLR from the coding sequence ATGTCCGACTCCCCACCCGTCACCGACGGCCTCGACCACACCGCTCGACCTGCCGGCACCGACGGCGACGCCGCGAAGGCGCGCACCGCCGTCCGCGCCGGCGTACTCGCCTACTTCGTCGACCAGTTCGACATCTATCTGCCGATCGTCGTGCTGGCCCCGGCCACGGCCTACTTCCAGTCCGCCTCGCTCGACGCGGGCACCTCGGCGATCCTGACCGCGCTCGTGTTCGCGTCCACCCTGATCGCCCGACCGGTCGGCGCCGCGATCTTCGGGCACTTCGCGGACACGACCTCCCGCAAGCGGACCACGTTGATCGCGGTCGCCGGGTTTGGCGTGACCACGCTGCTCATCGCCTGCCTACCCGGCTACTCGACGATCGGGCTCTGGTCGGTCGGCCTGCTGATCGCCCTGCGCTTCGTCGACGGCATCTTCCTCGGCGGGGAGTACACGACGGCGGTCCCGCTCGCGATGGAGTGGAGCCCGAAACGCCGACGCGGCCTCAACGGCGGGCTGATCACCTGCACCTCGCCGGGCGCCTACGCCGTGATTGCGACGGTCACCCTGCTGCTGCTCGAGGTCATCCCGTCCGCGGGACCGGACTCGGCCTACAGCCAGTGGGGCTGGCGCATCCCGTTCGTGGTCGGCGCCCTGCTCGCCGTCGTGCTCTACCGGCAGTACTCCCGCGAGGTCGAGGAACCCCCCACCGAGCGGACCGCCGAGGGAGCCCGATCCCCACTCGCCGAACTCGTCACCGGCCCGCACCGCCGGGCGCTCGCCCAGGTCTTCGTCCTCATGAGCGGGGTGTGGCTGGCGAACAACATGACCAGCGCCGTCATGCCGGGCCTGCTCAAGTCCGACCTCGGGTTCTCCAGCACCCAGGTCTCGATCGCGATGGCCGTGACGATGGCGATCACCGCAGCCAGCTTCCCGCTGTTCGGGGTGCTCTCCCAGCGCATCGGCCGCCGCCGCTTCTACCTGGGCTTCGCCGTCGCCATGATCGTGATCGGCGGCGGTGCGTACGCGGCGCTGGTGACCACGCGACCCACCTTCGGGCTCGCGCTCGTGCTCACCACGCTGATCGGCATCTTCACCCTCGGCACCTTCGGCCCGATCGCCGCCTACCTCACCGAACGCTTCCCGTCCACGATCCGGGCGAGCGGCTACGGCGTGGGCTACAGCCTGGCACTGATCATCCCCGCCTTCTACGCCTTCTACCTCAGCGGCCTGTCCGCCGTGTTGCCCGGCGCCCTCGGCGCGGTCGCGCTCCTCGTCGTGGCCGGGGTCCTGGTGGGAGTGGGTGGCCTGCTGGGCCCGGAGACCCGCGACGTCGACATGCGCGACGCCGAGCACCGCACCGCCACGCCCGCCGCCGAGGTGCTCCGATGA
- a CDS encoding 3-keto-5-aminohexanoate cleavage protein: MSRKTIISCAVTGSIHIPSMSDALPVTPEEIARQSVDAARAGAAILHLHARDPRTGRPSPDPEVFAKFLPTITAETDAVINISTGGSADMAVADRLAAAKAHAPELASLNMGSMNFVFAGAADRVQTWKHDWEEPYVRGSSNRIFANTFDQIERTLRELGDGLGVRFEFECYDVGHLYTLAHFLDRGLVRPPLLVQTIFGVLGGIGADLDNFRHMATIADRLFGDAHQLSCFAAGKHQMSFMTAAGLAGGHVRVGLEDSLYLERGRPAASNAEQVDKAVRILRELGREIATPNEARALLALRGRNR; encoded by the coding sequence ATGAGCCGCAAGACGATCATCAGCTGCGCGGTGACCGGGTCGATCCACATCCCGTCGATGTCCGACGCCCTGCCCGTCACCCCGGAGGAGATCGCCCGCCAATCGGTGGACGCCGCCCGCGCCGGCGCGGCGATCCTGCACCTGCACGCCCGCGACCCCCGCACCGGCCGACCCAGCCCCGACCCCGAGGTCTTCGCGAAGTTCCTCCCCACCATCACCGCCGAGACCGACGCCGTCATCAACATCTCCACCGGCGGCAGCGCCGACATGGCCGTCGCCGACCGGCTCGCCGCCGCGAAGGCCCACGCCCCCGAGCTCGCCTCGCTCAACATGGGCTCGATGAACTTCGTGTTCGCCGGCGCCGCGGATCGGGTCCAGACGTGGAAGCACGACTGGGAGGAGCCCTACGTCCGCGGCTCGAGCAACCGCATCTTCGCCAACACCTTCGACCAGATCGAACGCACCCTGCGCGAGCTCGGCGACGGCCTCGGCGTCCGCTTCGAGTTCGAGTGCTACGACGTCGGCCACCTCTACACGCTGGCCCACTTCCTCGACCGCGGACTCGTGCGCCCCCCGCTGCTCGTCCAGACGATCTTCGGTGTCCTCGGCGGGATCGGCGCCGACCTCGACAACTTCCGCCACATGGCCACGATCGCCGACCGGCTCTTCGGCGACGCCCACCAGCTCTCCTGCTTCGCCGCCGGGAAGCACCAGATGAGCTTCATGACCGCAGCCGGGCTCGCCGGCGGGCACGTCCGCGTCGGCCTCGAGGACAGCCTCTACCTCGAACGCGGCCGCCCCGCGGCCAGCAACGCCGAACAGGTCGACAAGGCCGTGCGCATCCTGCGCGAACTCGGGCGGGAGATCGCCACCCCCAACGAGGCCCGGGCGCTGCTCGCGCTGCGCGGCCGCAACCGATGA
- a CDS encoding SDR family NAD(P)-dependent oxidoreductase produces the protein MLLEGKVVLVVGASTGIGADAARLFAEEGAAVMLAARTEKTLADLTDELNAAGHQVGHIATDVAVAADVARAIDTTLARFGRLDGAFNNAGMNQQGRLDEVPEADFDRLMAVNVKGTWLCLREEIRAMRQHGGSIVNTSSIGGYRGNTGLGAYQASKHAVIGLTRTAAHDNGPLGIRVNAVAPGPTETPMLTAWRENDPDGVARRLAAVPLRKAGTTTEVADAAAWLLSDRASQISGVVLPVDGGMTA, from the coding sequence ATGCTGCTCGAGGGCAAGGTCGTGCTGGTGGTCGGCGCCAGCACCGGGATCGGCGCCGACGCCGCCCGGCTCTTCGCCGAGGAAGGCGCCGCGGTCATGCTCGCCGCACGCACCGAGAAGACACTCGCCGATCTCACCGACGAACTCAACGCCGCCGGGCACCAGGTCGGCCACATCGCCACCGACGTCGCGGTCGCCGCCGACGTGGCCCGGGCGATTGACACGACACTCGCCCGCTTCGGCCGCCTCGACGGGGCCTTCAACAACGCCGGAATGAACCAGCAAGGGCGCCTCGACGAGGTCCCCGAAGCCGACTTCGACCGGCTGATGGCCGTCAACGTCAAAGGCACCTGGCTGTGCCTGCGCGAAGAGATCCGCGCGATGCGCCAACACGGCGGATCGATCGTGAACACCTCGAGCATCGGCGGCTACCGCGGCAACACCGGCCTCGGCGCCTACCAGGCCAGCAAACACGCCGTCATCGGACTGACCCGCACCGCCGCCCACGACAACGGCCCACTGGGCATCCGCGTCAACGCCGTCGCACCAGGACCCACCGAGACCCCCATGCTCACCGCCTGGCGGGAGAACGACCCCGACGGCGTCGCCCGCCGACTCGCCGCCGTCCCCCTACGCAAAGCAGGAACCACCACCGAGGTCGCCGACGCCGCCGCCTGGCTACTCAGCGACCGCGCCAGCCAGATCTCCGGCGTCGTCCTCCCCGTCGACGGCGGCATGACCGCCTGA
- a CDS encoding helix-turn-helix transcriptional regulator, whose amino-acid sequence MVRPVGRVLAMLEILQAGGTHTVAELARRVVVDERTARRYVQHLRELDIAVETVRGRYGGYRLARHSRLPPLMFTDEEALAVVWALLADRRDTVGPTSELAVQSASAKVRRVLPAGLARRIDAVLDTVSFTPAPDRDRYEEQDGSARATVLLALAEAARDLRPVSFGYTARRAAATQRHVEPYGIVAHQGRLYLSGFDVTRQAVRTFRLDRIAGVRTLEGTVSAPVDTDPVHHVLGPFAPAPQLHEVALRVHAEPAHVRSWLPETMASATPVDAAGGESGWLRVFLRADRLEWVVGTLVAMDRPFVVEYPEALRDLAAGLASRTAEVAAAASDDAAITAWSGDPGATRTPSSRAPGSTATPSSRTPS is encoded by the coding sequence ATGGTGAGACCGGTCGGCCGGGTCCTGGCGATGCTCGAGATCCTCCAGGCGGGCGGCACCCATACCGTGGCCGAGCTCGCCCGCCGGGTCGTCGTCGACGAGCGCACCGCGCGCCGGTACGTGCAGCACCTGCGCGAGCTCGACATCGCAGTGGAGACGGTGCGGGGACGCTACGGCGGCTACCGGCTCGCCCGTCACTCGCGGCTACCCCCGCTCATGTTCACCGACGAAGAGGCGCTGGCCGTCGTGTGGGCTCTGCTGGCCGACCGCCGCGACACGGTGGGACCGACATCGGAGCTGGCCGTGCAGAGCGCCTCGGCCAAGGTGCGGCGGGTCCTGCCGGCGGGACTCGCACGGCGCATCGACGCGGTCCTCGACACCGTCAGCTTCACCCCGGCGCCGGACCGCGACCGGTACGAGGAGCAGGACGGGTCGGCACGCGCGACCGTGCTGCTCGCCCTGGCTGAAGCGGCTCGTGACCTGCGCCCGGTCAGCTTCGGTTACACCGCGCGCCGCGCGGCAGCGACCCAGCGTCACGTCGAGCCGTACGGCATCGTCGCGCACCAGGGCCGGCTCTACCTCAGCGGATTCGACGTCACCCGACAGGCGGTCCGCACCTTCCGCCTCGACCGCATCGCCGGCGTGCGGACGCTCGAGGGCACGGTGTCGGCACCGGTCGACACCGACCCGGTCCACCACGTCCTCGGCCCCTTCGCCCCGGCGCCGCAGCTGCACGAGGTCGCACTGCGCGTCCACGCCGAACCGGCCCACGTGCGATCGTGGCTGCCCGAGACGATGGCGTCGGCAACCCCGGTCGACGCCGCCGGCGGAGAGTCGGGCTGGTTACGGGTGTTCCTGCGGGCCGACCGCCTCGAGTGGGTCGTGGGCACCCTGGTCGCGATGGACCGCCCATTCGTGGTCGAGTACCCCGAGGCGCTGCGCGACCTCGCGGCCGGCCTGGCGAGCCGCACAGCTGAAGTCGCTGCGGCGGCGTCGGACGACGCCGCGATCACCGCATGGTCAGGTGACCCGGGTGCGACTCGCACCCCTTCGAGCCGCGCTCCAGGCTCAACCGCCACGCCATCATCGAGGACGCCAAGCTGA
- a CDS encoding VOC family protein gives MTDTQTAPANTVQLASVRLLTEDVEALVRFYEAITGVTARWLTDDFAEMVTPSATFAVSHVDRVAFVEGTPPRAAANDSAITEFLVDDVDLLFQELLAELGDALRVVQPVTLMPWGNRSLLLRDPDGSLINLYTPVTEQGLDLQRHRQPQLHPEK, from the coding sequence ATGACCGACACCCAGACCGCCCCCGCCAACACCGTCCAGCTCGCCTCCGTCCGATTGCTCACCGAGGACGTCGAGGCTCTCGTGCGCTTCTACGAGGCCATCACCGGCGTCACCGCCCGATGGCTGACCGACGACTTCGCCGAGATGGTGACGCCGTCGGCCACCTTCGCGGTCAGCCACGTCGACCGGGTCGCGTTCGTCGAGGGAACCCCTCCGCGGGCCGCCGCCAACGACAGCGCGATCACCGAGTTCCTGGTCGACGACGTCGACCTCCTGTTCCAGGAACTGCTCGCCGAGCTCGGCGACGCGCTGCGGGTCGTGCAACCCGTGACCCTGATGCCGTGGGGGAACCGGTCGCTGCTGCTCCGCGACCCCGACGGGTCCCTGATCAACCTCTACACCCCGGTGACCGAACAGGGACTCGACCTTCAGCGTCATCGGCAACCGCAGCTGCACCCCGAGAAGTGA
- a CDS encoding transposase, translating to MPAPKKYPEEMRERSVRLVLDLVEGEEQASVTGACSRVGQQLGVNRDTLRGWVKQAQIDAGSQQATQRAHALGRTQPPLNPGPLQSSCTEQGWRASSSKIARRLGSLNRPSPPSSFVDTKGQSTRTVSRYELCRGMFAPAGGARPVLPACGRELGRRTARAGYCSNEISLMLLVSDAPDRGSPRASRPARR from the coding sequence GTGCCAGCACCGAAGAAGTACCCCGAAGAGATGCGGGAGCGCTCGGTCCGGTTGGTCCTGGATCTGGTCGAGGGCGAGGAGCAGGCCAGCGTCACCGGAGCGTGTAGCCGGGTCGGGCAGCAGCTCGGAGTCAACCGCGACACGTTGCGTGGCTGGGTCAAGCAGGCCCAGATCGACGCCGGGTCGCAGCAAGCCACCCAAAGAGCACACGCTCTCGGGAGAACCCAGCCTCCACTCAACCCGGGGCCGCTTCAGAGCTCCTGCACCGAGCAGGGCTGGCGTGCGAGCAGCTCGAAGATCGCGCGACGGCTGGGGTCACTCAACAGACCCAGTCCGCCATCTTCGTTCGTCGACACGAAGGGCCAGTCGACACGAACGGTCAGTCGATACGAACTGTGTCGAGGAATGTTTGCCCCCGCGGGGGGAGCCCGACCCGTGTTGCCCGCCTGTGGCCGTGAGCTCGGCCGTCGCACGGCTCGCGCGGGCTACTGCTCCAATGAAATCAGCCTTATGCTTCTAGTGTCCGACGCACCTGATCGAGGATCTCCTCGAGCATCGCGGCCTGCGCGAAGGTGA
- a CDS encoding MarR family transcriptional regulator codes for MSDDALPVWNLVRTAHVVGLRFAELFAAMDLTPTQFGVLRALDRGEGMSQAQLAREVLVRPQSMGVLVGDMLDRGLIERQGPGGRGRRVGLALSAHGREVLERTRPAVRDFNAPAALGLTFAQAAMLEEILDQVRRTLEA; via the coding sequence GTGTCCGACGATGCGCTGCCCGTGTGGAACCTGGTGCGGACCGCGCACGTCGTGGGCCTGCGCTTCGCTGAACTGTTCGCCGCGATGGACCTCACACCGACGCAGTTCGGCGTCCTGCGCGCTCTCGACCGGGGCGAGGGGATGAGCCAGGCGCAGCTCGCCCGCGAGGTGCTGGTCCGACCGCAGTCCATGGGCGTGCTGGTCGGGGACATGCTCGACCGTGGCCTGATCGAGCGGCAGGGACCAGGCGGCCGCGGACGGCGAGTCGGCCTGGCCCTGTCCGCGCACGGGCGGGAGGTCCTCGAACGGACCCGGCCCGCCGTGCGCGACTTCAACGCACCGGCCGCGCTCGGCCTCACCTTCGCGCAGGCCGCGATGCTCGAGGAGATCCTCGATCAGGTGCGTCGGACACTAGAAGCATAA
- a CDS encoding FAD-dependent oxidoreductase, with amino-acid sequence MRVTVIGAGIGGLALAQALRRADIDVVVHDRDAHVGATGGYRLALDRPACETLCEALGPEHYQALLGSSAPPSASRVLTLADHRLRVLAEQTFDPADEALFIGRVPLRALLAEGLGERLRFGSSYRDHEVRPDGRVVTYFEDGDSEVSDVLVGADGVRSRVTANLAGRPTSTPCDYGCIAARIPLTAAVRRRLPALLAGGPGLAQGPGGLGLFLTAHDPAAGATVDPATCREVAAITEPPALVWGLIGPEALLRPTRSSGPPLAAQDPVAHSLIVLRGWAPDLRDLLTATDPTSAAYFGYHTCDPDSDLTPWPAGAVTALGDAVHAMPPTGGGSAATAVRDAGHLATELVAARDGTTTIPLATLRFQQTMTGYAPSRVRDALGLLHSMQRLSHPLASGAARIGFPTLAAWHRVRTSLTGTGRTSAAVAGPSQVVS; translated from the coding sequence ATGCGGGTGACCGTGATCGGCGCCGGGATCGGGGGCCTGGCCCTCGCGCAGGCCCTGCGCCGGGCCGACATCGACGTCGTGGTGCACGACCGGGACGCCCACGTGGGCGCCACCGGCGGGTACCGCCTGGCCCTCGACCGGCCGGCCTGCGAGACCCTGTGCGAAGCGCTGGGCCCGGAGCACTACCAGGCCCTCCTGGGCAGCTCGGCGCCACCGTCGGCGTCCCGGGTCCTCACCCTCGCCGACCACCGGCTGCGCGTCCTGGCCGAGCAGACCTTCGACCCCGCCGACGAGGCCCTGTTCATCGGCCGGGTTCCGCTGCGGGCGCTGCTGGCCGAGGGGCTCGGGGAGCGTCTGCGCTTCGGCAGCAGCTACCGAGACCACGAGGTCCGTCCCGACGGCCGGGTCGTCACCTACTTCGAAGACGGGGACAGCGAGGTCTCCGACGTCCTCGTCGGCGCCGACGGCGTCCGGTCCCGGGTCACCGCGAACCTCGCCGGCCGACCCACCTCCACCCCCTGCGACTACGGCTGTATCGCCGCGCGCATTCCGCTCACCGCAGCCGTCCGCCGGCGGCTGCCCGCGCTCCTCGCGGGCGGCCCCGGCCTCGCCCAGGGGCCCGGCGGGCTCGGCCTGTTCCTCACCGCCCACGACCCCGCCGCCGGGGCCACCGTCGACCCGGCCACCTGCCGCGAGGTCGCGGCCATCACCGAGCCACCGGCCCTGGTCTGGGGACTCATCGGGCCCGAGGCACTGCTGCGACCCACGCGATCCTCTGGCCCGCCGCTCGCGGCGCAAGACCCGGTCGCCCACTCCCTCATCGTTCTGCGCGGCTGGGCGCCCGACCTGCGGGACCTCCTGACCGCCACCGACCCCACGAGCGCGGCGTACTTCGGCTACCACACCTGCGACCCCGACAGCGACCTCACGCCGTGGCCGGCGGGCGCGGTCACCGCGCTCGGCGACGCCGTCCACGCCATGCCGCCCACCGGCGGCGGATCAGCCGCCACCGCCGTCCGCGACGCCGGACACCTCGCCACCGAACTCGTCGCCGCCCGCGACGGGACGACCACGATCCCGCTCGCCACCCTGCGCTTCCAACAGACGATGACCGGCTACGCCCCGTCCCGGGTGCGCGACGCCCTCGGGCTCCTGCACTCGATGCAACGACTGTCCCACCCGCTCGCCAGCGGGGCCGCCCGCATCGGGTTCCCGACCCTCGCCGCGTGGCACCGGGTCCGCACCAGCCTCACCGGCACCGGTCGCACCTCCGCCGCCGTGGCCGGACCCTCGCAGGTGGTCTCGTGA
- a CDS encoding SDR family NAD(P)-dependent oxidoreductase has protein sequence MSTGLAVVVLGAAGGIGRHVVTEALRAGHRVTATARHPDRLPNPDLPAEQTARLTVTRADVRDTASLETAMAGHDVVVSAVGPPGRHARGLYSDGARATVAAMDRCGVDRFLGVTSAGVRYDDPELAPWYRLLVRPLLRELYADMIAMEDLITASDLDWTLVRPVLLLDRDPTDLYRVADAATPPRGRSVTRADVARFIVAELHERRWTRRHPTIA, from the coding sequence GTGAGCACCGGCCTCGCCGTCGTCGTCCTCGGCGCCGCCGGCGGCATCGGGCGCCACGTCGTCACCGAGGCGCTGCGCGCCGGTCACCGCGTCACCGCCACCGCCCGCCACCCCGACCGGCTCCCCAACCCGGACCTGCCCGCCGAGCAAACCGCCCGCCTCACCGTCACCCGGGCCGACGTGCGGGACACCGCGAGCCTCGAGACCGCGATGGCGGGACACGACGTCGTCGTCTCCGCGGTCGGTCCGCCCGGGCGTCACGCGCGCGGGCTCTACTCCGACGGGGCACGAGCCACCGTCGCGGCCATGGACCGCTGTGGGGTCGACCGCTTCCTCGGCGTCACCTCAGCCGGCGTCCGCTACGACGACCCCGAACTCGCCCCCTGGTACCGGCTGCTCGTCCGCCCGCTGCTGCGCGAGCTGTACGCCGACATGATCGCCATGGAGGACCTCATCACCGCCTCCGACCTCGACTGGACCCTCGTCCGGCCCGTCCTGCTCCTCGACCGCGACCCCACCGACCTCTACCGCGTCGCCGACGCCGCGACCCCACCCCGCGGCCGCTCGGTCACCCGCGCCGACGTCGCCCGCTTCATCGTCGCCGAACTGCACGAACGTCGATGGACGCGCCGCCATCCGACCATCGCATAG
- a CDS encoding alpha/beta fold hydrolase, producing the protein MAGAVLNHIRRGSGSPLLLVHGLGAGWNSWSPILDELAEHREVIAVDLPGFGETPPLSGDISIATLTDSVENFIRDQGLDGVSTAGQSMGGRIVLELARRGVGGDTVALDPGGFWSDREVAVFGATLRPSIALVRALRRGLPALLDSAVGRTLLLAQFSARPWALSRETVLPDVRGLADSPSTGAAMDALTKGPKQEGAPAGTVPGRVTIGWGRRDLVTVPGQAARATALFPDAKLHWFERCGHFPQWDAPREATRLILDNTK; encoded by the coding sequence GTGGCAGGTGCGGTGTTGAATCACATCAGACGAGGGAGCGGCAGCCCGCTGTTGCTCGTGCACGGTCTCGGTGCCGGGTGGAATTCGTGGTCCCCGATCCTCGATGAACTGGCAGAACATCGTGAGGTCATCGCCGTCGACCTGCCGGGTTTCGGCGAGACACCGCCGTTGAGTGGCGACATCTCGATCGCGACCCTGACCGACTCCGTCGAGAACTTCATCCGCGACCAGGGCCTGGACGGGGTCTCGACCGCCGGCCAGTCGATGGGCGGCCGCATCGTGCTCGAGCTCGCACGGCGGGGCGTGGGCGGCGACACCGTGGCGTTGGACCCGGGCGGCTTCTGGAGCGACCGCGAGGTCGCCGTCTTCGGCGCCACGCTGCGGCCGTCGATCGCGCTGGTCCGAGCGCTGCGACGCGGGCTGCCGGCGCTGCTCGACAGCGCGGTGGGAAGGACCTTGCTGCTGGCGCAGTTCTCGGCGCGGCCCTGGGCGCTCTCGCGCGAAACCGTGCTGCCGGACGTGCGCGGGCTGGCCGACTCCCCCTCGACCGGCGCTGCCATGGACGCCCTGACCAAGGGCCCCAAACAAGAGGGAGCCCCGGCCGGCACCGTGCCCGGCCGGGTCACGATCGGCTGGGGTCGTCGTGACCTGGTGACCGTCCCGGGACAGGCCGCACGGGCCACGGCGCTCTTCCCCGACGCGAAGCTGCACTGGTTCGAGCGGTGCGGCCACTTCCCCCAATGGGACGCCCCGCGCGAAGCGACCCGGCTGATCCTCGACAACACCAAGTGA